The proteins below come from a single Candidatus Bathyarchaeota archaeon genomic window:
- a CDS encoding ParB N-terminal domain-containing protein, with protein sequence MTVFELFSSIKHDVAYWFSGKSEVNADVFFHPAKYAVCLPIDMVVADSKVSRQGIEAYKNRIVTNQKICPIIVVKHPRKELYAVLDGHHRYYAYRELGRQEIDCAIAGDYSSVIFYLTQHGYFQPSPEFTEGLRQPAIRLHQNLKQFLSNFIENIKQQD encoded by the coding sequence ATGACGGTTTTTGAATTATTTTCTTCTATCAAACATGACGTCGCCTACTGGTTTAGCGGAAAAAGCGAAGTTAACGCCGACGTCTTCTTTCACCCCGCTAAATATGCGGTTTGCTTACCCATCGACATGGTGGTTGCAGACTCGAAGGTGTCACGGCAGGGCATCGAAGCCTACAAAAACAGAATCGTAACAAACCAAAAAATCTGCCCTATCATCGTCGTTAAGCATCCACGCAAAGAACTCTACGCTGTTCTAGATGGACACCACCGCTACTACGCCTACCGGGAACTGGGCCGGCAAGAAATTGACTGCGCCATAGCCGGCGACTACTCCAGCGTAATCTTCTACCTAACACAGCACGGGTACTTCCAGCCAAGCCCCGAATTCACCGAGGGACTCCGCCAACCAGCTATCCGCTTGCACCAGAACCTAAAACAGTTCCTCAGCAACTTTATTGAGAACATAAAACAGCAGGACTAA